The following proteins are encoded in a genomic region of Cryptomeria japonica chromosome 11, Sugi_1.0, whole genome shotgun sequence:
- the LOC131034980 gene encoding uncharacterized protein LOC131034980: protein MLEDIGKLPWVKRCVERARNVCKFVYNHSWVLALMRQYTERKELARPGITRFATNFITLQSMLRCKWALRCMIVGEEWSSSSYTATPLGKDMADCIIDEQDFWIPCDEIVKFVKPLVVLLRVADGEKPAMGYIYEGMDRAKEGIKSVYGGDESKYGPIWEIIDRRWHHQLHRPICAATYYLNLAFHFSPTFKADVEVLNGYTQSWRRWHLLVLLRQSLFESYSCSQMHKGRPLVLSPKKVGQL from the exons atgttggaggatattggaaaactcccatgggtcaagagatgtgtagaaagggcgagaaatgtgtgcaaatttgtatataatcattcatgggtgttggctcttatgagacaatacacagagcggaaggagttagctcgtccaggaatcacaagatttgccacaaacttcatcacattgcagtccatgcttcgcTGTAAGTGGGCCTTGAgatgtatgattgttggtgaggagtggtcttcctcatcctatacTGCTACCCCTCtagggaaagatatggcagactgcattaTTGATGAGCAAGACTTTTggatcccttgtgatgagatagtgaag tttgttaagcccttggtggttctgttgcgagttgcggatggagaaaagcctgcaatgggctacatatatgagggcatggatagggcgaaggagggcatcaaatccgtctatggaggagatgagagcaagtatggtcccatttgggagatcattgataggagatggcatcatcaactTCATAGGCCCATCTGTGCAGCAACCTATTATCTGAATCTGGCATTCCATTTTAGCCCtactttcaaggctgatgtggaggttCTTAATGGTTAtactcaatcatggagaagatggcactTGCTAGTTCTACTCAGACAGAGCTTAttcgagagctacagttgttctcaaatgcacaaggggagacctctcgtcctatcgccaaagaaagtaggacaactatga